In Juglans microcarpa x Juglans regia isolate MS1-56 chromosome 1S, Jm3101_v1.0, whole genome shotgun sequence, the genomic stretch CTAATCACTCATTTAAAAAACGTTATTGACTGTGATGGGTCAACACGCTGTCAGCCAACATTTAGTATTGAAAGGcggaaagaataaaagaatatggCCATAGCTGCAGAGTTCAGAAAAACTCTATGAACACAATACTTGCAATAGAAAAAAGTACTTGAAAGTTAAAAGTGACGATGTCTTGAGAATTTTGGAGCAACTCATTAGgctgccaaaaagaaaaagaaaaatggcagCAGAGTCTCTAGTGAGCTTTCTGCTTGACAAGCTTGCTAGCTTTGTTGAAAATGAGATTCCACTCTTGAAGGGGGATCGGCAAGAAGCTTTGTTTCTGAGAGGAGAATTAGAGCGCATGAGGGCTTTGCTGAAGATTGCAGATGCGTTGGAAGAAAGTGATGAGGAGCTCAAAGTGTGGCTTAAGCAAGTAAGAGAGATTGTTTATGAAACAGAAGATGCTCTTGATGAATACAGACTTATTCAAGCACATGATCAATGTCATGGGCTTGGACTCTATGGTTATCTCCACAAATTTTCATGTTGTATCAAGAGCATGAAGGCTCGTTCTCGTATTATTTCTGAATTAAATTGCATCAACtccagaataaaaaatatttctgagGTTCATGAGAGGCTGCTTCCCAAATTCACTAGAGCCGAACAAGGTTCAGGCATCACAAGTGCAGGAAATACATGGGAGTATCGTCGAGGGGATGCTCTTCTTCTCGACAAGACTGATTTAGTTGGGATAGATGAGCCTAAGCAGCAGCTGGTGGAGTGGCTGGTAAAGGGTGGTTATGGACGTGAAGTGGTTTCTGTGGCAGCAATGGGTGGAATGGGGAAAACTACCTTGGCAAAGCAAGTATATGATGATCCAGAAGTGAAGAAACACTTCAAAAGACGTGCATGGATCACTGTTTCTCAATCTTTCAAGATGGAAGAACTCCTCAGAGACATGATCCATCAAATCTACAGCGTAGTCAGCAGACCAGTTCCAGAAGGTTTAGACAGCATGAACAAAGACCGGCTGAGAAGAATAGTCAAGGATTTGCTCCAGAAAAGGAGGTACTTGATTGTCTTGGATGATGTATGGCACTTGTATGAATGGGATGCTCTCAAATATGCCATGCCTAACAATAACTGTGGCAGCCGGATAATCCTCACCACACGTAATGCTGATGTGGCCTCCTCCTCCGGTGTTGAATCCGTAGGTAAGGTCTATAACTTGAAGCCCTTGACCCCAGAAGAATCTTGGCAACTTTTCAGTAGGAAGACCTTTCAATTGAATGCATGCCCTAGTTATCTCAAGAAAATCTGTCaatatactttaaaaaagtgtgaGGGACTTCCCCTTGCAATTGTGGCAATCAGTGGTGTTTTGGCTACAAAAGACAAGCGCAGGACTGATGAGTGGAATATGGTTGGCCGCAGTCTTGGAGCTGAAATTGATGGAAATGATAAACTCCAGGATCTGAAGAAAGTACTTTCGCTCAGTTTCAATGATTTGCCATTCTACCTAAGATCTTGTTTTCTATACTTGAGCATATTTCCGGAGGACTATCGTATTGAGCAAATGAGAGTAATACGATTATGGATAGCAGAGGGATTCATTGAAGCCAAAGAAGGGAAAACACTGGAAGAAGTTGCAGAGGACTACCTCAATGAACTGTTGAATAGAGGCCTACTGCAAGTGGCAGGCACAACCACCGACGGAAGGGTCAAACTGTATCGCATCCATGACCTGCTCCGGGAGATCGTCGTGTCAAAGGCTAGAGATCAGAACTTCACCTCCATAGCTAAGGACCACAACATGACGAGACCTGATAAGGTTCGACGCCTTGCTATACATAATTCATTGcaaaatatacaagaaaacagGTCTGTTTCTCGTCTACGTTCTTTGTTTATCTTTCGGGTGTTAGAAAAGCTGTACATACAAAGATTGTTTCCTGGAGGTTTTAAGCTGCTAAGTGTGTTGGATTTGCAAAATGCACGTTTAAACAAGTTTCCAATGGATATAGTCAACCTCTACTACTTGAAATATCTAAGCTTCAGAAGTACCAAGGTTAAAACCATTCCAAGCCTCATAGGGAAGCTCCAGAACCTAGAGACTTTGGATCTTAAACATTCTCGAGTCACTGAATTGCCTGTTGAGATCTTGAAGCTCCAACGACTTCGGCATCTCCTTGTATATCATTTGGAACTTGAAtcttatgaatattttcactcGAGATATGGTTTTAAGGTTCAAGGAAATATAGGGGCTCTGCGATCCCTACAAAAGCTGTGTTTCATAGAAGCAAACCAATGCAGTGACACTATAATGCTAGAGCTGGGGAAACTGTATCAACTAAGGAGGCTAGGCATTGTAAAGCTGAGAAAAGAAGATGGGAAGTCTCTGTGTTCATCCCTTACAAAGCTGACTAACCTTCGTGCGTTGTCTTTAACTTCAATAGAGGAGGAAGAGATTCTTGATTTGCAGCACCTTTCTTCTCCACCTCCATTGATTCAGCGGGTCTATTTGCGAGGACGTTTGGAAACATTACCTCACTGGATACCATCACTCCATGGTCTGGTCAGATTGTCCTTGAAATGGAGTAGATTAATGGATGATCCACTTGTGCTCCTCCAAAACCTACCCAATCTAGTTCACCTCGAATTACTTCAAGCTTTTGAGGGAGACACGTTGTATTTTAGGACTGGGGGGTTCAAGAAGCTCAAGGTTTTAGGCCTTGACGAATTCAGTGAACTTAGATGCATGCAAGTGGAGGCTGGAGCAATGCCTTGTGTTGAAAAGCTAATTATCCAGCGCTGCGAATTTCTGAAGAGGGTGCCAATAGGCATTGAATATCTCACCAACTTGAAAGTTCTTGAATTTTTTGACATGCCTGAAGAATTCATACAGACACTTCGCCCAGATGAAAAACAAAGTGATTATTGGAAAGTTGCTCACATCCCAGAAGTCTATTCTACCTACTGGAGAGAAGGTGGATGGGAGGTCAATCCTTTGGATCTGGGTGATGGAGAAAATTTTCCCCGGCCCGGTACTATCACTAGGAGGGACCATGAACTTCAATCACTTTGGAAGTGATGTATTCACAGGCGTGGGCTCGATATTTCATCACCTCACTTGTAAATGACAGTTTGTATATGTGTAACTTCTCACTGTAGTTGGATCATAAGTGATGTATATATGGTTCTGCTGTGGTTCACGAGGTCTATGATGCTCAGAGCGCGCCTGCACTAAACCAGGATGTGAATTTGTTGGGGGATCAGAGTTTGTAAATCTTGTAAATGATTGTGTATACTCATTGTATATAAATAAGCTTGGAGTACTCTTGCAAAAGAGCCACTAGGTTTTGTGTGGTGAATTGCACATTGTAAATATGTTATGATGACTGTAAGTACTCCAGCAGAATTGGGAATCATGTAAAAATTGTAACTACTCTTTTATCAATGGAACAGAGAAAACCTCTGGTTGTCTGTAAATGCTTACCTGCTTTCGAtgttctcattttcttttgaaaataggCATATTCTCCAATCcccaattaatttattttacctTTACATGTTTGTGGGCTATAACATCTCCACCACACTCTTCATGGAGAACATACCACTTAATCCTCTATCCAACTTTTCCATCACCCACATCAAGCTGTTCTCCTCTGCTTCAACATTTTTTCCTCCATGCCCAAGACAAATTCCCTTTGAAACTGAGTCCCCGAAAGTTTTTGTTCTTAACCAGTTTTTCTAGATAGATTGCTCCTCATCAGTGCCAACTAATTAAGCATCTCGGCTTGATTCTAGATTTCTATGTGACACATAATTCTACGATCACAATCACACACAACTCAGCCTCCAAATGCTTTATGGGCACTTAAAGCAATAACTATCAACTTGGTAAACCaaaatctgtattttttttacttgccatgattttatttgaaagagagattaaaaaaaatgaatcatgCAAATCAAATTTGGTTGTCATCAGTATAGAGTGTGTGTTCTCCATACCAGTTTGCAAGTAGAATGACCTATTTGGAAAACTTATTGGCTCCAACTAATTGGAAAAAGAGGAGTTTCAGGATATCCCTTGTTTCATCATAACAACCGTGGCCATGAAGATAAAAGCACATTACCTAGTTTTTAAGGATGCAAACGGGGCCAAAACTAGAAAGAAGAATACAAAGCATATAAATTCCCCTTTGGCAGTAGGGAAAAGATCGGAGTTTTAACCCCAAAACACAGCAAAATTCTTCTCCAAAAGGTAGCCTTCACACTCAGTTGGAATCTTACGTTGTTGTagacatttcttttttatataaaagtataaattaagattttaatcaACAGGGATTCAAGATTGTAACAAACCtatcatttttgtttggatggatgaaaaatatttttttttattagtaaaaaaatttttattgataaaaaaagtaagcaaaagcccaagtatacgggacatatacaagagcaacgcctaaGCGTGCTAGTTTAGCGATCCAAGGAATTCACAAAAGGTCatgtcatgaaaatcaattacaattggCCAATAGAGTAAAGTATTCAAAAAaattctaagctcatccattgaccgctcttggtcttcaaagcttctttctttcctccccctccaaatgcaccaccatagacatattggtaccatcttccatatggatgcaatttgagagttaccCCGAATGCCTCTCCGAAAAGCTAGGAGGTTGCTTACCCTgctcggcatcacccaagctaatcTCCACTGAGCAAAAACTTCATTCCACAAAGTTACaacaatctcacaatgaagtagtagatggtTAGTGGACTCTTTGttcttcttgcacatacaacaccaatccatgacTGTGATTCGATGTTTATTCAAGTTGTCTAGAGTGGGAATCTTCACCAAAGAAGCCATCCATACAAAAAGTGTTGTCTTTAGAGGTGCATTtatcttccaaatgctcttccatagGAATGGATTTATGTTGTGCATGGTCATGGTTTGGTAGAAAGAGCGGACTGTGAATCTTCCTTTCTTAGAGGAGCACCAAGAGATCTTGTCTTCAATTCCCCCGACAAACGGGTGGAGTACACAAGGTCAAAGAACAtcgaaaaaaatcaatttctcaATCTTGTGCGTCtctgaaaaatgtaaaattctATTGAGGAGGACCATTAGAGATGATTAATAGATCCGCAATCAAGgcttctttcattttattttatttttataaataaaagatatttgtattaatatgagtaggcatagcccaagttaCAAGGGTATACAAGAGTTTACATCTAGCTAAGAGGGAGagatagaaacaagaaaatcatgagaaTTTAGGCCATTACAATTTACAACACTCACCCAAAGGAACAAAGTTTTAACAAAGAACACTCTAATCTCCTTGTtcgctccttatcttcaaaagtccaatcatttcattccttccataggcaccaaagaatatatataggaatcatcttccacatggCTAAGATTTGTGGAATTCTGTCCAAAATTCTTCCAACTGGCCAGGAGCTCAACCATCGTAGCAGGCATAACCCAGTCTAACTCCAATCTTCTAAAGACATCATCCCATAGTGATCTAACGGCCTCACAATGCAGTAGAAGATGATTTACAATCTCACCATTCtttctgcacatacaacaccaatccacaACAATCACCCGATGTTTTCATAGATTATTCACAATCAAGATCTTGCCCAATGAAGTTGTCCCAGCAAAAAAGTCCACCTTaaacttctttcattctttcattcttgctaAGCCATAAACTTCCTTGAGTACCCTATCACCGCACCATACATCATACCAAAGCTTGACCTTCAATCCGTTACCCACAGTAAAGCGAGTATTTGCTGCATATGTGTCACAACCTCTTCTTATATGCTTCCATAGCCCCCACTCCATAACTCCCACTCACCTAATTaacaccatcctccccatgTTTCCCCATGCTTTAATGCGATGACGATTCACCACAAGGCCTCTCATTCAtagtgatatctccataaccatttatCAAGCAAGGCTTTGTTGAAAGATGTCAAGTTCCGAATTCTCAAACCTCCTTTAATGGGAGAGCATATTGCGGCCCATTTCAccaattgaaatttaaattcatattttatccCCCATAAGAAATCATGTTGGAGTTTCTCCATGCAATGGGCCACCTTTGCAGGGAGAGGGAATAAGTTGGCAAATTGGAAACATTACTTTTGATTAAGGTCACCCTATACCCCCTTTGGATAGATACATCATCTTCCAACTAACTAAtttcatctccattttttttttctagaatatCATCTCAAATAGATTTCAATTTGAACATAGCACCCGACAggaggccaagatatttcatgggtAGCTGAGATATCTTACAACCCAAAATGGACACATACTTTCCATTAGGAACATTTCCCACTGACACTACTTCTATTTTGGCCAAGTTCACCCTCAATCCTGATGCAACCTCAAAGCATTAAAGGAGAGCCATCAAAGCTCAAATTTGATCATGTATGGCCCCACAAAATATTAAGGTATCATCGCcgaataataaatgagatatgtTGAGCGAACCAGTGATTGCCTCCCGCACTAAGAATCCAGATATGAACCTACCCTCCATGACACCTGAAATCATCTTACTAAAAGCTTCTATCACAAAAACAAACAGTAGCGGAGATAAagggtcaccttgtctcaaTCATCGTAAGCTTTTAAAGAAGCCTTTTGGCATGccattcacaaattaatatagaGAAGCAAACCATAGAGATACAGTGATAGATCCATGTATACCATTTCATACCAAAACCATATCTCTCGagcatgtaaaataaaaatctccaaTTGACATGATCATTGGCTTTTTCCATATCCAGCTTGCAAGCCCCTGCTCTCCCGACTTGAGTCGACTATCGAAACATTCATTCACCATAGACATATTGTCCAATCAAGTCTTTTAAGTTCTCTTGCTCTTTTCTTAACTGATGTGAGCTCCCCGTCGATGCAGAATGAGTCTGTCCAACGTCTATAGCTGCAAGGAGAGCTATAAATTAATCCTCAAAACCATCACACAAAATCCACACACAGTGTTGAATCTCCTTTGCCTTGTGTAAAACACAATCTGAAGCCTGGATATTGATGTTTTTGCTTGGATGTAAGGAAAACCAAGGGAGTTGGTTCTTCCATACAAGTATCTTCACTCATCAGTGGAGTTGATTGTACCACACCCACTCTATCTAAGACCAAACCTAGCCTCTGCCAATACTCTCCCTCAGACCTATCCGATTCAAACACAACCATCACAGTGTTTGAAGTTCCCGTTACCTCCGTATCATCTTCACGATCCCACGCCTCTGTTGGATCATTTCCCAAGCTCAAAAGCTCACTCATTTCCAACAACAACACTCTTTGGAGTGGAGCAGAGGTGTTCCCATCGGTTTGGACAGTCCAACCGACTTTTTTGTGTCAAAAACCAGCCCAACATCCACTATGCTTAACGTCGATGCCCCCCTCAGCCGGGATACCAGCTGCCAGCTCACCTTCCCCCATCAATCGATCTATGGTGACCCCATTTGATGATTGGCAGCCACTAGTGAGCTTTGTGCAGCTTCAAAGGAAGACCCAAGCTCAAAAGTGGAGTGGCACACATTTTTGACCCGCCATCACTGGGTCTAGTGCCCTGTGGGTTCGTGGGCTTTTTGCTTACCCTTTTCAGCCCAAGACTTTCTTGTTTCCCCCATGCCCATATGTGAACCCAATAACTTAGAGACATATCAGGCCACTTCCAAGCCTTGAACAAAGAGCCACCATCCCTTCTTGCGAAAACACTCCTGGCTAACGGCGCATCAGTAACTTCTCTCTCCTTCAATATTCTGATACTACCCTCTAGTTCTTGGTTCAACCCTGCTCTTCCCGATATCGCTTCTATTCTACTGGCGTCACCTCTAGTGGTTGGAGCATAGCCTACAACTACTTCTGCGTATGTCTTACCAGCAGTTGCACCACATGTGGGCTATCTTCAGAGGTCGTTGGATGAAAGACTCAACACTCCCATATTTCTTCCCTATGAATTTACCCACACAACCACACATCTCACAGAGCTCCATAGCCATCTTTCTCCAACCTTGACCTTCAACTTCTTTGGGTATGATGATTATGCTTCTCCTACCACCACCTCTATACTCTACTATGGTCAAATATCATCCATAAGCATTAGAGGACCGTCGTGCAATATAAGCATTGCTACCAAAGCTAGAAGTTTTGATAAAACCCTTATTACCATCCGATCGAAAGCATTCTTCCAGAGTCTGCACAATCCAAATCACTATTGTAGAACTTATTACTAACTTTGTAGTCACCTTCCTTTCCCTCTCTATGATGCATAATGCTCGACTTTCTGCATGCCAATCTTGAATAACTTTGTCTCTATAAGGACTGCCTTCATGTACCCCATCCTTGACAATTACACTTCCTAATATCTTGGAtgaaaaatataaggaaaatgaaaagaaatacaAGAAAGTTGGTCAACTTTGGGGGTGATCCTGCCTccaagagaaaaagagagaaacttgattatttttatcaatcttcCAGAATGCCCCTTgttatatttatacacataatTGGACTTAACTAGTACTAACTACATAGGTAAATTCATGGGCCTAAAACTACTAAATTCCAGCCCAACAAAGCCTCAGATGTCGCCAACCCCGCCATTGGGTTTGTTACATTGCCATCCCCTTGAGAAGTTCCTTGACATAAGTTGGATCCCCTTTCAATCTTCAAAACTCTTTCCCCTATCAAAAGGCCAATGGGTTGATAATGCATATAACAAAGATTGGGCAGCAACAATGTACATATGGATCACATTTAATTCACCTAAAAAAGTTGTTACTTTTATCTTCATTGATAATTCTGTCCTGAGCATCCAAACATCTTAGGTTTTAGAATCCACCATTCCAACTATAACCACATATAACACAATGGATTTTCTGAGGAAGAGttgcacaatatttttcaaatgaagtatTTTACCTATTcacaatataagaaataaaagtaaatacaaaatactaaagagaaaaggaaagaccTGTCACCTATACATCATCTAATTGTATTAGCCGGGTTACGAACCAGACTTTTATCGCTATTTTCTAAACGGAATACTTTCCCTAAACACTTCTTTACAATGATGAGGGAACTTACATGCTACAATCAGCAACCGCAGTGAAACACAGAATTTTGGAGGTACTTTGCGCTATCTTTCTAACGCCTGTTTCATTGTGAGAGGATCTAAACCTACCGGGAGATGTGTGAATTCCGTCCATTATATTGATCTTTGGGACCTCCGGAATTGCCTTGGGCAGTGATAATGCATGCTGCATACCCCAAATTGAGAGTGGCCTCATATACATGAGAGATCGAAAATGCCCATCAATTGTCCACCCCTCTGGAGTCTGGAACCAGTATCTGCATGTGGCACAAAGGAAGATGTCTCAATACCCAAATTAGATACACACACCCCCATCAAAAAAGAAAGGACAGCCCTGATATAAGCAGTTCCAAACTGTGTGGTCTTTGTATCTCACACAagatactaaattattaatagGTGTACATTTTGTTATGTTGATAAATTCAAATGGTCATTTGGTTGAGGACAGGGCACATGCAACCGAAGACAATCAACCCAGGTTTGTAAAATTTTCCATCTCCGGATCAGCTAAAGTaacacaacacaaaatttgaaaatcttggaCCTTGTTTTATATATCATGGTTATCGGCAAGTGACATGATATATACTTATTGTTCATCTCATACCGTAAGTGATCCTTCATACAGTTCAATGGAGCAATCACAATACAAATAACTAAAGCATATGTATGGAACTCACCCATATCCATCTTCAGACCAGCCTGCAATAAAAATACCTTCAGCAGTTTTAAATGCCTCCTCCTCCATTCCAGTGAGGATCATTGTAGCTGCCACAGCATAGGTTATACCAGACCATATTTCACGTGATTGCATGCAAGACTCATCTACCTTTCCACTGGGATGCATTCCATTTACAGCACCCATTCTGCCTCCTTTAACTTTCATTACATTGAAATCATAGATTTTCTGAAGGGCATTTCTGATTTTAAAGCCATCAAAAAGTGAAGGCAGCCCTGAGGATGCTGTATACCATTGCCCTGCCAGTTGATCTGCTTGTATTGATTTACTGTTGCTACTTGACCCACTGTCATAGTTAAAATAAGAACCATTCcataattttttctcaaatgatGGTTTGGCTTTCAAAAATTTGCTTTTGCACCTTTCAGCAAAACTGCTGTCCCCAAGTTCAACAGCCATTGCAGCTGCAGCTTGGAGTGCGGCAAGCCACAGGCACCCACAGTAAGCACTTACACCATGAACTGTCCAAGTATCATATGTTTGATCTGGAAAGCCATCATTCTCAATGAGGCCATCGTCGTCCCGATCAAACTGTTCCATGTATTCCATGGCAGCACGAACTGCTGGCCAAACACCAACTCCAAATGACATATCCCTTGTTGCAGCGAAGTCTCTATACACTTGAAGCACAAACTTCGGGTTCAGATCCTTCCATTTGCTTGTATCATGAATATTATATGCATTCAGTTCATTCCATGGATCATGTGTTCCCAGATCATGAGGAACCGCTCCTCTAACCTTACGCATTCCACAATTGCCCGCTGCCAGAAACTTTACTTTCCTTCCATCCTCAGATAAGACAGCCTTTGCAAAATCGCGCTGAATGTTGAGTTCAATCTTGGGAAACAGCTCAAGAAGTGCAAATGAAGCATAGAAGTGAACATCATATGTACACCACATGATGTACTCCACTCCTTCCAAGTACAGAAACCTTCCAACATCATCACTTTTATTTGAGTCTTGTCTGCAGTCCACCTCGGTTTCAGTTACTTTGACATCTGCATTTTCCACCTCTACTAATTGATGGTGATCATTTATCATGTTTGGAGTTGACAACAGAGAGTCTgtacaaaaatatcaaagcagTTTCACTGTTATTTCTGACCTTTCTGACGAAGTTGTAGCCACAAGCAAAAGAGATTGTCAATATTATCCTCTTTAGGGAACcaaattttacttgtaaaatatCAAGATGTAAAAGATGGCACAGATGAGTACCAATCCAAACTGTTCCACCAGCAACTAAAAAGTACAGCTCATTAAATAATGTGAATTTGTACCTGCCAATAGTGGACATAGCATTATGTATCTCCAACAAAAGACTCAAGAAAATCCAGAACAAATAGCATATGTGCCAAAATCACCAATTGCTCGAGCAAATTACTGGGCATAGATTTCGCAACCCATAAAAGCTCAACCCAATGGTATTCATGTGTTTTTAAGACCAATATCTCTTAGATGACCAGTTGTGGAGTGTTTATCGAGAATAGGCTTGACACCAAGGGTCCCTTGGAGCTCACCAGGCCCATGAATGGTTCCTCATAGAGACCCACACAAGTTTTGGAATGTATAAATGAATTGGAGGgattaaaattcatatataagGCCAGCCCTTCAGCATATGCAATCTAGACAGGAACTCTGAAGAACTTCAAAAGATGGGGGTAATTACATTGCAACCCCAAACTACCACTCATTTACAATGTGCACAATAAACTACCAGTAGTTCGTGGGTATAAAGTCTAATTTTAACATCTAAGCTTGCTTTGAAAGACATGAATATCCAACTTATAAGACTTAAAAGGCTACTGCTGATGGGCCTTGTGAATcttttcacatatttaataCACTAGGTGAAATCTTTGTTAgaatatgatattagtatgaCTTCAAACATCTAAGCCTACTTTGAAAGAATTGAATGTCCAACATATAGGACTTAAAGGCTTCTGTGGATGGGCCTTGTGAAGGTTTCCATATATTTAAGATACCAAGTGAAAtgtttgttagaatattatattagtTTGACTAAGTATTACCATTCTGGTAGCCTTTCATCATTCAGGATAGGACTTTGCCAATTCTCTATCTCTTCTTCCCACCGCTTATAATCTGTTCAAGATTCCAAGTAATATCATGGAATAAGATGCATTACATTCTCAAACATACAAAACCCATTGAAGcttataacaaaaaatgaaaagcacAAACTGCAATATAACAAAAAACGAAAAGCACAAACATACAAAACACAGCA encodes the following:
- the LOC121246098 gene encoding non-lysosomal glucosylceramidase-like isoform X1, translating into MVSGTLFLRRKNSWPPEEYISRTTLQLFDFDSSAPPAHAWRRRLNSHANILKGFSITFMEAIRMVRLGIRLWSYIRKEASYGRKAPIDPFTRESCKPSASQGVPLGGMGSGSISRGFRGDFRQWQIIPGICEPSPVMENQFSIFISRDGGNKKIASVLAPGRHEGLGKAGDQGISSWGWNLNGQHSTYHALFPRAWTIYDGEPDPELKISCRQISPFIPHNYGDSSLPTAVFVYTLVNTGRERAKVSLLFTWANSIGGISHFSGDHVNEPFIGEDGVSGVLLHHKTARGNPPVTFAIAACESQNVSVSILPSFGLSEGSCITAKDMWGGMVEDGQFDRANFGTGPSIPSSPGETVCAAVSASTWVEAHGKCTVAFALAWSSPKVKFLKGSSYHRRYTKFYGTSERAAVDLVHDALTNYKRWEEEIENWQSPILNDERLPEWYKFTLFNELYFLVAGGTVWIDSLLSTPNMINDHHQLVEVENADVKVTETEVDCRQDSNKSDDVGRFLYLEGVEYIMWCTYDVHFYASFALLELFPKIELNIQRDFAKAVLSEDGRKVKFLAAGNCGMRKVRGAVPHDLGTHDPWNELNAYNIHDTSKWKDLNPKFVLQVYRDFAATRDMSFGVGVWPAVRAAMEYMEQFDRDDDGLIENDGFPDQTYDTWTVHGVSAYCGCLWLAALQAAAAMAVELGDSSFAERCKSKFLKAKPSFEKKLWNGSYFNYDSGSSSNSKSIQADQLAGQWYTASSGLPSLFDGFKIRNALQKIYDFNVMKVKGGRMGAVNGMHPSGKVDESCMQSREIWSGITYAVAATMILTGMEEEAFKTAEGIFIAGWSEDGYGYWFQTPEGWTIDGHFRSLMYMRPLSIWGMQHALSLPKAIPEVPKINIMDGIHTSPGRFRSSHNETGVRKIAQSTSKILCFTAVADCSM
- the LOC121246098 gene encoding non-lysosomal glucosylceramidase-like isoform X2, whose protein sequence is MVSGTLFLRRKNSWPPEEYISRTTLQLFDFDSSAPPAHAWRRRLNSHANILKGFSITFMEAIRMVRLGIRLWSYIRKEASYGRKAPIDPFTRESCKPSASQGVPLGGMGSGSISRGFRGDFRQWQIIPGICEPSPVMENQFSIFISRDGGNKKIASVLAPGRHEGLGKAGDQGISSWGWNLNGQHSTYHALFPRAWTIYDGEPDPELKISCRQISPFIPHNYGDSSLPTAVFVYTLVNTGRERAKVSLLFTWANSIGGISHFSGDHVNEPFIGEDGVSGVLLHHKTARGNPPVTFAIAACESQNVSVSILPSFGLSEGSCITAKDMWGGMVEDGQFDRANFGTGPSIPSSPGETVCAAVSASTWVEAHGKCTVAFALAWSSPKVKFLKGSSYHRRYTKFYGTSERAAVDLVHDALTNSLLSTPNMINDHHQLVEVENADVKVTETEVDCRQDSNKSDDVGRFLYLEGVEYIMWCTYDVHFYASFALLELFPKIELNIQRDFAKAVLSEDGRKVKFLAAGNCGMRKVRGAVPHDLGTHDPWNELNAYNIHDTSKWKDLNPKFVLQVYRDFAATRDMSFGVGVWPAVRAAMEYMEQFDRDDDGLIENDGFPDQTYDTWTVHGVSAYCGCLWLAALQAAAAMAVELGDSSFAERCKSKFLKAKPSFEKKLWNGSYFNYDSGSSSNSKSIQADQLAGQWYTASSGLPSLFDGFKIRNALQKIYDFNVMKVKGGRMGAVNGMHPSGKVDESCMQSREIWSGITYAVAATMILTGMEEEAFKTAEGIFIAGWSEDGYGYWFQTPEGWTIDGHFRSLMYMRPLSIWGMQHALSLPKAIPEVPKINIMDGIHTSPGRFRSSHNETGVRKIAQSTSKILCFTAVADCSM
- the LOC121246098 gene encoding non-lysosomal glucosylceramidase-like isoform X3, whose protein sequence is MDGKHLLILSLEKVASHQHLKGFRLEGWEVAAYLEALEGTLGNGKLFPIFISRDGGNKKIASVLAPGRHEGLGKAGDQGISSWGWNLNGQHSTYHALFPRAWTIYDGEPDPELKISCRQISPFIPHNYGDSSLPTAVFVYTLVNTGRERAKVSLLFTWANSIGGISHFSGDHVNEPFIGEDGVSGVLLHHKTARGNPPVTFAIAACESQNVSVSILPSFGLSEGSCITAKDMWGGMVEDGQFDRANFGTGPSIPSSPGETVCAAVSASTWVEAHGKCTVAFALAWSSPKVKFLKGSSYHRRYTKFYGTSERAAVDLVHDALTNYKRWEEEIENWQSPILNDERLPEWYKFTLFNELYFLVAGGTVWIDSLLSTPNMINDHHQLVEVENADVKVTETEVDCRQDSNKSDDVGRFLYLEGVEYIMWCTYDVHFYASFALLELFPKIELNIQRDFAKAVLSEDGRKVKFLAAGNCGMRKVRGAVPHDLGTHDPWNELNAYNIHDTSKWKDLNPKFVLQVYRDFAATRDMSFGVGVWPAVRAAMEYMEQFDRDDDGLIENDGFPDQTYDTWTVHGVSAYCGCLWLAALQAAAAMAVELGDSSFAERCKSKFLKAKPSFEKKLWNGSYFNYDSGSSSNSKSIQADQLAGQWYTASSGLPSLFDGFKIRNALQKIYDFNVMKVKGGRMGAVNGMHPSGKVDESCMQSREIWSGITYAVAATMILTGMEEEAFKTAEGIFIAGWSEDGYGYWFQTPEGWTIDGHFRSLMYMRPLSIWGMQHALSLPKAIPEVPKINIMDGIHTSPGRFRSSHNETGVRKIAQSTSKILCFTAVADCSM